In Vibrio sp. STUT-A11, a genomic segment contains:
- a CDS encoding NAD-dependent epimerase has protein sequence MKYLVTGAAGFIGSATVKKLNAQGHDVVGIDNLNEYYDVELKHARLSFIRNPLFRFLQIDISNRAEMEALFEKENFDRVIHLAAQAGVRYSIENPHCYVESNVVGYLNILEGCRQNSVQHLVYASSSSVYGLNSKVPFSTSDSVDHPVSLYAATKKSNELMAHCYSHLYQIPTTGLRFFTVYGSWGRPDMAPFIFTKKILDGQTIDINNNGDMWRDFTHIIDIVEGIVRIADVIPAPNAQWKVETGSLASSSAPFAVYNLGHGSPINLMDFIQGIEHELGIEAKKNFRDMQPGDVYQTYADTEDLYAVTGYKPVISIREGIAEFVSWYREFYNK, from the coding sequence ATGAAGTACTTAGTTACCGGAGCTGCCGGCTTTATTGGTAGTGCAACAGTGAAAAAGCTCAACGCTCAGGGACATGACGTCGTCGGCATTGATAATCTCAATGAGTACTACGATGTAGAGCTAAAACATGCAAGGTTAAGTTTTATCAGGAACCCGTTATTTCGATTTTTACAAATTGATATTTCAAATAGGGCGGAAATGGAAGCTTTATTTGAAAAAGAAAACTTTGATCGGGTCATTCACCTTGCTGCACAGGCTGGGGTTAGATACTCAATTGAAAACCCTCACTGCTACGTTGAGTCTAATGTGGTGGGCTACCTAAATATATTAGAAGGCTGCCGTCAGAATAGTGTTCAACATTTAGTGTACGCCTCTTCTAGTTCCGTTTATGGATTGAATAGCAAAGTCCCTTTCTCGACGTCTGATAGTGTCGACCATCCGGTCTCTCTTTATGCTGCGACGAAAAAATCGAATGAGTTAATGGCGCATTGCTATTCTCATCTGTATCAAATTCCTACTACGGGGTTACGATTTTTTACTGTCTATGGCTCTTGGGGACGTCCCGATATGGCGCCATTTATCTTTACCAAGAAGATACTTGATGGGCAAACGATAGACATTAACAATAATGGTGATATGTGGAGAGACTTTACACATATTATCGACATCGTTGAAGGTATCGTTCGTATAGCGGATGTCATTCCTGCACCAAATGCTCAATGGAAAGTAGAGACAGGCTCGCTAGCGAGTAGCTCTGCGCCGTTTGCAGTTTACAACCTCGGCCACGGTTCGCCTATCAACCTGATGGATTTTATTCAGGGAATAGAACATGAACTTGGTATTGAAGCGAAAAAGAACTTTCGGGATATGCAGCCGGGTGATGTTTATCAAACCTACGCAGATACCGAAGATCTTTACGCGGTAACGGGGTATAAACCAGTGATATCGATTCGAGAAGGTATTGCTGAGTTTGTTTCGTGGTACCGAGAGTTTTATAACAAGTAA
- a CDS encoding glycosyltransferase family 2 protein, whose translation MLPSISVVIPAKNEQGNIGKLVKEIHDSLKAYPEVEIVITDDGSTDNTVQEALDAAQECGCDLQVVSHEQSCGQSTAVLTAVKHAKGEWIITSDADGQNDPSDMPSMLELAAKVTNPHFCIAGYRAKRLDTAWVRFQSKVANKVRHALLGDGVPDSGCGLKVIPKATYLRLPYFDHMHRFLPALIKSLDGEIVVHQVAHRDREAGTSNYNAWNRAWVGIVDLFGVIWLQRRTKNPLVKAVSIAGTEQEE comes from the coding sequence ATGCTGCCGAGTATATCAGTTGTTATTCCTGCTAAAAATGAACAAGGGAATATCGGTAAGTTAGTGAAAGAAATTCATGATAGTTTGAAGGCTTATCCAGAAGTAGAAATTGTGATTACTGACGACGGAAGCACAGATAACACAGTGCAGGAAGCCCTTGATGCGGCGCAGGAGTGTGGTTGCGACCTGCAAGTTGTTAGTCACGAGCAAAGTTGCGGACAAAGCACCGCTGTTTTGACGGCGGTTAAACACGCGAAAGGTGAGTGGATTATTACCTCCGACGCGGATGGTCAGAATGACCCTTCAGATATGCCAAGTATGCTAGAACTTGCGGCTAAAGTGACTAATCCGCATTTTTGTATTGCGGGTTACCGGGCGAAGCGCTTGGATACGGCTTGGGTTCGTTTTCAGTCAAAAGTCGCCAATAAAGTTCGTCATGCTTTATTGGGTGATGGTGTACCCGATTCAGGCTGTGGTCTGAAGGTTATCCCTAAAGCGACTTATTTACGTTTACCTTACTTCGATCATATGCATCGCTTTTTGCCTGCATTGATCAAGTCGCTTGATGGTGAAATTGTGGTTCATCAAGTCGCACACCGAGACCGAGAAGCTGGAACCTCAAACTATAACGCCTGGAATAGAGCGTGGGTTGGTATCGTTGATTTGTTTGGTGTGATTTGGTTGCAAAGACGCACTAAAAATCCACTGGTTAAAGCGGTGAGTATTGCAGGTACAGAACAAGAAGAATGA
- a CDS encoding VTT domain-containing protein encodes MKWLKLFLLIAIGVLIANQLDNPVLVHLTDKNWLVGYIQQNGMTGEVVVFTFSVIFLSLSGPKQAIALVFGYLYNVNLGVALTLLACVVGATFNYYCARFIFANWLYRHFPKKMIKFNSFASRKPFYKILLLRLFPIGNNVVTNVLSGSVRVPFFAFLSASVLGYLPQVIIFALMGAGIQSSSNTMIYLSIFFGIVSALLTGFLYRDHIKSRVELLNMEEEL; translated from the coding sequence ATGAAGTGGTTGAAACTTTTTTTACTCATTGCAATCGGGGTTTTGATTGCGAATCAACTTGATAACCCCGTTTTGGTGCACTTAACGGATAAAAACTGGCTAGTTGGTTACATCCAACAAAATGGTATGACGGGAGAGGTGGTGGTATTTACTTTCAGCGTTATATTTTTATCTTTAAGTGGTCCAAAGCAAGCAATCGCACTGGTATTTGGGTATTTATATAATGTTAACCTAGGCGTGGCTTTGACATTATTAGCTTGTGTTGTTGGTGCCACTTTTAATTATTATTGCGCTAGGTTTATCTTCGCCAACTGGTTATATCGTCATTTTCCTAAGAAAATGATTAAATTCAATTCATTTGCTAGTCGAAAGCCTTTTTATAAAATATTGCTGTTGCGTTTGTTTCCTATTGGAAATAATGTCGTAACTAACGTCTTATCAGGGAGTGTTCGCGTCCCTTTTTTTGCTTTTCTATCTGCAAGTGTACTTGGTTATCTCCCGCAAGTTATTATCTTTGCTCTGATGGGAGCTGGTATTCAGTCATCCAGTAATACAATGATATATCTCAGTATTTTCTTTGGCATTGTTAGTGCGTTGCTGACTGGTTTTCTGTATAGAGATCATATTAAAAGCCGTGTTGAACTATTAAATATGGAAGAGGAACTATGA
- a CDS encoding glycosyltransferase family 39 protein, translating to MNPVVAKSRQIWQNEDYYQTLCFLLILAIIIIFSGIGLRDPWPADEPRFVEVAREMVQSGNWFFPTRGGELYPDKPPVFMWSMAAFYWLTGSIKATFMLPNAMVSLVALICCYDISAKLWNVKTARNVGFLLLLAPQFIIQAKAAQIDAMVAAWITIAMYGLLRHFFVKTSWGWYGVAWIFMGLGIITKGVGFLPALFLVPVLLLHFTGKHRFDDAVSWKLLLGPVFMLATIACWLLPMISIVEISHNPDFAAYKDNILFKQTGERYANSWGHIKPWHYFIVSVIPVMWFPLYFIFFNKNFWKQLRLSPALISVLSWIVLVIVFFSISPGKRGVYILPALPMMAMLAGYAFSHQSWPSWTSKVLKALTLVLGVVLFVGAVMVALEVKSITKHLDDYESALPFAAFFLVAAIIWVIAFFKSRTVPAIGAFWVALSLTWIWYSFAGYMLINPIRTPAKEIMAQAHKAIGEDGELGLTQFKEQFLLFSPVSLTHFSYLSDSKEQERNAWLWINEKPNRYILTHDGHEKLCFDINKAKPLGNAHRKDWMLLDGSSALESCEPPKTIKRYELHVVEPYS from the coding sequence ATGAATCCCGTTGTCGCGAAGTCTAGGCAAATTTGGCAAAATGAAGACTATTACCAAACGCTCTGCTTCTTGTTAATCCTCGCTATTATCATCATTTTTTCTGGCATTGGTCTACGTGATCCTTGGCCAGCAGATGAACCTCGCTTTGTCGAAGTGGCTCGTGAAATGGTTCAATCTGGTAATTGGTTTTTCCCAACACGCGGTGGGGAGCTTTACCCGGATAAACCGCCGGTATTTATGTGGTCAATGGCGGCATTTTACTGGCTGACGGGAAGCATCAAAGCGACCTTCATGTTGCCTAACGCGATGGTTAGCTTGGTTGCATTAATTTGTTGTTATGACATTTCGGCAAAACTGTGGAATGTGAAAACTGCTCGAAATGTCGGTTTTTTATTACTGCTGGCTCCGCAATTTATTATCCAGGCTAAAGCGGCTCAGATTGATGCTATGGTCGCGGCTTGGATTACCATTGCGATGTATGGGTTGTTGCGACATTTCTTTGTAAAGACCAGTTGGGGATGGTACGGCGTTGCGTGGATTTTCATGGGGCTGGGCATTATAACGAAAGGCGTTGGTTTCCTGCCTGCCTTATTCTTAGTACCCGTTTTGTTGCTTCATTTTACGGGCAAACATCGATTCGATGATGCGGTCTCCTGGAAACTGCTGCTTGGTCCAGTGTTTATGTTAGCGACCATTGCATGCTGGCTGTTACCTATGATTTCGATTGTTGAGATAAGCCACAACCCGGATTTTGCAGCATATAAAGATAATATCTTGTTTAAGCAAACGGGAGAGCGCTACGCAAATTCTTGGGGACATATTAAGCCTTGGCACTATTTCATCGTCAGTGTCATTCCGGTTATGTGGTTCCCGCTTTACTTTATCTTCTTTAACAAGAACTTCTGGAAGCAGTTACGTTTGTCGCCTGCGCTTATCAGTGTGCTGTCGTGGATTGTACTGGTTATCGTATTCTTTAGTATCAGCCCAGGGAAACGAGGCGTGTACATCTTGCCAGCACTACCAATGATGGCGATGTTAGCTGGCTATGCCTTTAGCCATCAGTCATGGCCTTCATGGACAAGCAAAGTGCTAAAAGCTCTGACACTTGTTCTTGGCGTGGTTCTTTTTGTGGGTGCAGTGATGGTGGCACTGGAGGTCAAATCCATCACCAAACATTTAGATGACTATGAGTCCGCACTGCCCTTCGCGGCGTTCTTTTTAGTCGCAGCGATAATATGGGTAATCGCGTTCTTCAAATCTCGAACTGTTCCTGCTATTGGCGCATTTTGGGTGGCTCTGTCGCTAACATGGATATGGTACAGTTTTGCGGGCTACATGCTGATAAACCCAATTCGTACACCAGCAAAAGAAATAATGGCGCAAGCTCATAAGGCGATTGGTGAGGATGGGGAGTTGGGGCTGACTCAGTTTAAAGAGCAGTTCTTGTTATTTTCGCCAGTATCTTTGACACATTTCAGTTACTTGTCAGATAGTAAAGAACAAGAACGTAATGCATGGCTATGGATAAATGAAAAGCCAAATCGTTACATTCTTACCCATGATGGCCATGAGAAGCTTTGTTTTGACATCAACAAAGCGAAGCCACTCGGTAATGCACATCGTAAAGACTGGATGTTATTGGATGGATCAAGTGCGCTCGAGAGTTGTGAGCCGCCTAAAACCATCAAACGTTATGAGTTACATGTCGTCGAGCCTTACTCATGA
- a CDS encoding ABC-type transport auxiliary lipoprotein family protein: MKRVFLLISALLAGCSSAPETTGSMYLLPQAEFQVTSSAAVTERPLLVVRPVELASYLNDSGIVYRTSESQIIQAKQNQWAQSISEQITQRIIADLRHKQSHYWPVKVHSLIDQSGENKLQLSLHKFNGNYQGNAELEGEWMLIDAKGKVQHRSPVKILMPLQDEGYDALVGALSAGLENLTDNIAQQL; the protein is encoded by the coding sequence ATGAAACGTGTATTTCTTTTAATTTCTGCGCTTTTAGCTGGCTGTAGTAGCGCACCAGAAACGACAGGCTCAATGTATCTGTTACCGCAAGCAGAGTTTCAGGTAACGAGTAGCGCAGCAGTGACTGAGCGTCCTCTTCTCGTTGTTCGCCCTGTTGAGCTAGCCAGTTATCTTAATGACAGTGGTATTGTCTATCGCACGTCAGAGTCACAAATTATTCAGGCGAAACAGAATCAGTGGGCGCAGAGTATTTCAGAGCAAATTACGCAACGAATCATCGCCGATCTGCGCCATAAGCAAAGTCACTACTGGCCAGTGAAAGTGCATAGCCTCATTGATCAAAGTGGCGAGAACAAACTGCAGCTGAGTTTGCATAAGTTCAATGGTAATTACCAAGGGAATGCAGAGCTTGAAGGCGAATGGATGTTGATTGATGCTAAAGGCAAAGTGCAACATCGTTCTCCTGTCAAAATCCTAATGCCTTTACAGGATGAAGGTTACGATGCTCTGGTTGGAGCACTTTCGGCAGGACTGGAAAACCTTACAGATAACATCGCGCAACAACTGTAA